The proteins below come from a single Miscanthus floridulus cultivar M001 chromosome 1, ASM1932011v1, whole genome shotgun sequence genomic window:
- the LOC136508254 gene encoding pentatricopeptide repeat-containing protein At4g35130, chloroplastic-like, translating to MATPLLLPSRAAHAASATTCASQHLTAATSKEPPPRARPKHGEGGAPRPIPVPSSGSRPKSLVLSHVAAGRMDEAADAFAGVSSPGAFLHNVMIRGFADAGLPLDALAAYRAMLAAGARPDRFTFPVVVKCCARAGALGEGRAAHAAVIKLGLGADVYTANSLVALYAKLGLVGDAERVFDGMPARDIVSWNTMVDGYVSNGMGALALACFREMKDELRVGHDSVGVMAALAACCLESALAQGREIHGYAVRHGLEQDVKVGTSLVDMYCKCGNVFFAENVFAKMLLRTVVTWNCMIGGYALNERPVDAFDCFMQMRADGFQVEVVTAINLLTACAQTESSLYGRSVHAYVVRRHFLPHVVLETALLEMYGKVGKVESSEKIFGQITDKTLVSWNNMIAAYMYMEMYQEAIALFLELLNQPLYPDYFTMTTVVPAFVLLGSLRQCRQMHSYIIKLGYGDSTLIMNAVMHMYARCGDTVASREIFDKMPCKDVISWNTIIIGYAIHGQGKTALEMFDEMKCNGMEPNESTFVSVLTACSVSGLEAEGWKEFNSMHQEYGMIPQIEHYGCMTDLLGRAGDLREVLRFIENMPIAPTSRIWGSLLTASRNKNDIDIAEYAAERIFQLEHNNTGCYVVLSSMYADAGRWEDVERIRSLMKEKGLRRTEARSLVELNDKECSFVNGDMSHPQSEKIHEFSDILSRNIGEDLDSSSNLRDSDPFASSTTVLPNKHSVRLAVAFGLISSEAGTPVLVKKNVRVCNHCHHALKLISKYSGRKIVVGDTKIYHIFSDGSCCCGDYW from the coding sequence ATGGCCACGCCGCTGCTCCTCCCCTCCCGCGCAGCCCATgccgcctccgccaccacctGCGCCTCCCAGCACCTCACcgctgccacctccaaggagcCTCCGCCCCGCGCGCGGCCCAAGCACGGCGAGGGAGGGGCTCCccgccccatccccgtccccagcTCCGGCTCCCGTCCCAAGTCCCTCGTCCTCTCCCACGTCGCGGCGGGCCGCATGGACGAGGCCGCGGACGCCTTCGCGGGCGTCAGCAGCCCCGGCGCGTTCCTCCACAACGTCATGATCCGCGGGTTCGCGGACGCGGGCCTCCCGCTCGACGCGCTCGCGGCGTACCGCGCCATGCTCGCCGCCGGCGCTCGCCCGGACCGCTTCACCTTCCCCGTCGTCGTCAAGTGCTGCGCGCGCGCCGGCGCGCTGGGCGAGGGCCGCGCCGCGCACGCGGCCGTGATCAAGCTCGGCCTCGGCGCCGACGTGTACACCGCCAACTCGCTCGTCGCGCTCTACGCCAAGCTGGGACTGGTCGGGGACGCCGAGCGGGTGTTCGACGGAATGCCGGCGCGGGACATCGTCTCGTGGAACACGATGGTGGACGGGTACGTGTCCAACGGGATGGGGGCGCTGGCGCTGGCGTGCTTCCGGGAGATGAAGGACGAGCTGCGGGTGGGGCATGACAGCGTCGGGGTAATGGCCGCCCTCGCGGCCTGCTGCCTGGAGTCGGCCCTGGCGCAGGGGCGGGAGATACATGGCTATGCCGTCAGACACGGGCTCGAGCAGGATGTCAAGGTGGGAACTTCTCTTGTTGACATGTACTGCAAATGTGGCAATGTTTTCTTTGCTGAGAATGTCTTTGCAAAGATGCTGCTGAGGACCGTGGTGACATGGAATTGTATGATAGGTGGTTATGCGCTGAATGAGCGGCCTGTGGATGCGTTTGATTGCTTCATGCAAATGAGAGCGGACGGGTTCCAGGTGGAAGTGGTCACTGCTATCAACTTGCTTACTGCATGTGCTCAAACTGAAAGCTCACTATATGGAAGGAGTGTTCATGCTTATGTGGTTCGGAGACATTTTCTTCCTCACGTAGTGCTTGAGACTGCTCTTCTGGAGATGTATGGCAAGGTTGGCAAAGTGGAATCATCTGAAAAGATATTTGGTCAGATAACAGACAAAACTCTGGTATCATGGAATAATATGATTGCTGCCTACATGTACATGGAAATGTACCAGGAAGCCATCGCATTGTTCCTGGAGCTACTGAATCAACCTCTTTATCCTGATTATTTCACCATGACAACAGTAGTACCGGCATTCGTCTTGCTAGGTTCATTAAGACAGTGCAGGCAAATGCATAGCTACATTATCAAGTTAGGCTATGGAGACAGCACTCTCATTATGAACGCAGTTATGCATATGTATGCAAGGTGTGGCGATACTGTGGCCTCAAGGGAAATCTTTGATAAAATGCCCTGCAAGGATGTTATCTCCTGGAATACAATCATCATAGGATATGCAATTCACGGACAGGGAAAGACTGCATTGGAAATGTTCGATGAGATGAAGTGTAATGGTATGGAACCAAATGAGAGTACCTTTGTCTCTGTGTTGACTGCTTGCAGTGTTTCTGGCCTGGAGGCTGAGGGCTGGAAGGAGTTCAATTCAATGCATCAGGAGTATGGTATGATTCCACAGATTGAGCACTACGGATGCATGACTGACCTTCTGGGCCGGGCAGGTGACCTCAGAGAGGTGCTGCGGTTTATTGAAAACATGCCAATAGCTCCAACATCCAGAATTTGGGGTTCCTTGCTGACAGCGAGCAGAAATAAGAATGATATTGATATAGCAGAATACGCAGCAGAGAGGATATTCCAACTGGAACACAACAACACAGGCTGTTATGTTGTTCTGTCTTCCATGTATGCTGATGCCGGGAGATGGGAGGATGTGGAGAGGATAAGATCTCTGATGAAGGAGAAGGGGCTCCGAAGGACAGAGGCAAGAAGCCTTGTCGAGCTTAATGATAAAGAGTGCAGTTTTGTCAATGGGGACATGTCTCACCCTCAGAGCGAGAAAATTCATGAATTCTCTGATATCCTATCAAGAAATATCGGAGAAGATTTAGATAGCTCAAGTAATCTCCGCGATTCAGATCCTTTTGCTTCAAGCACAACAGTACTTCCAAATAAGCATAGTGTAAGGCTGGCTGTTGCCTTTGGTCTGATATCATCTGAGGCTGGGACCCCTGTTCTTGTCAAGAAGAATGTGCGTGTATGCAACCACTGCCATCATGCACTGAAGTTGATATCAAAATATTCGGGGCGGAAGATTGTAGTTGGTGACACaaagatataccacatatttTCAGATGGCTCTTGTTGCTGTGGTGACTACTGGTGA
- the LOC136508264 gene encoding uncharacterized protein, translating to MAVAGRGGRATALLLRAPAAPRPWPPAGAGAGAGARCIHEGPDTIEELLDRHLVKKPAAGPDEESAEARRRLTSSRREALSLYRDILRAARLFAWPDDRGVPWREVLRANARREFEAARGERDPEVVARLLIGGRDAVQQALDRLADASRRAIEAEEAKRRGGA from the coding sequence ATGGCCGTAGCTGGACGGGGCGGCCGCGCCACCGCGCTACTCCTGCGGGCCCCCGCGGCGCCGAGGCCTTGGCCGcccgcgggggcgggggcgggcgcgggcgcgcggtGCATCCACGAGGGGCCAGACACCATCGAGGAGCTGCTGGACCGGCACCTCGTGAAGAAGCCCGCGGCGGGCCCGGACGAGGAGTCGGCggaggcgcggcggcggctgACGAGCTCCCGGCGGGAGGCGCTGTCCCTGTACCGGGACATCCTCCGGGCAGCGCGGCTCTTCGCGTGGCCCGACGACCGCGGCGTGCCGTGGCGGGAGGTGCTCCGCGCCAACGCCAGGCGCGAGTTCGAGGCGGCCCGCGGGGAGCGTGACCCGGAGGTGGTGGCGCGCCTCCTCATCGGCGGCCGCGACGCCGTGCAGCAGGCGCTCGACCGCCTCGCCGACGCCTCACGCCGCGCGATCGAGGCCGAGGAGGCCAAGCGCCGTGGCGGGGCGTAG
- the LOC136508282 gene encoding uncharacterized protein, which produces MAPAPAPAPAASSSYACAACGADLNLSAAHLYPADFYFEAGNKGTLSFSWVDESRLRFAPEDRIRPFFETLNYWGIQRKRTRISCDACGRLLGYVYDNGPPVMQGTGQFGMGPSQVIPRRPRYRFKIKAVAASSTPPAAAYGK; this is translated from the coding sequence atggcgccggcgccggcgccggcgcctgccGCCTCCTCGTCGTATGCGTGCGCGGCGTGCGGCGCGGACCTGAACCTGTCGGCGGCGCACCTGTACCCAGCGGACTTCTACTTCGAGGCCGGGAACAAGGGCACGCTGTCCTTCTCGTGGGTGGACGAGTCGCGCCTGCGGTTCGCCCCCGAGGACCGCATCCGCCCCTTCTTCGAGACCCTCAACTACTGGGGCATCCAGCGGAAGCGCACGCGCATCAGCTGCGACGCCTGCGGCCGCCTCCTCGGCTACGTCTACGACAACGGGCCGCCGGTCATGCAGGGCACCGGGCAGTTCGGGATGGGGCCCAGCCAGGTCATCCCGCGCCGCCCCAGGTACCGCTTCAAGATCAAGGCCGTCGCCGCCAGCTCCACGCCGCCTGCTGCCGCGTATGGAAAGTGA